From Longimicrobiales bacterium, the proteins below share one genomic window:
- a CDS encoding bifunctional homocysteine S-methyltransferase/methylenetetrahydrofolate reductase, with product MTIHDLLTNQRPAVFDGAMGTMLYSRGIYINRCYDELSLREPDLIREVHREYLRAGAEILETNSFGANRLKLAEHGLEAQVEAINASAARIAKEVAGANALVAGAIGPLGIRIEPYGPTSLEEARALFREQASALLEGGADFILLETFADLDEVHQALLGARDAGAAAVIAQMTVQEDGTTVYGTAPDVLAAKLDEWGADAIGLNCSVGPAVINSALEKMAQATERPLSAQPNAGLPREIAGRKMYMASPEYMAKHAQRMIRAGVRFVGGCCGTTPEHIRRIADAVHSVAPRRTLVHVQSHPEETVPVQGAPLAERSNWGRKIAAGELATTVEIVPPRGITPAKMLAGVRLLKQAGVDAVNVPDGPRAQMRMGVLPTATLVEQVVGIETVVHYCCRDRNLLGMLSDLLGAHALGLRNLLLITGDPPKMGPYPDATAVFDIDSIGLTNLVSRLNHGLDPGGNSIGEPTSFTIGVGVNPGAPDLENELSRFYWKVDAGAEYAITQPVFDAAQLLRFIEELERRGLRIPIIAGIWPLVSARNAEFLANEVPGVTVPPSIVERMQRASAQSREHALAEGIAIAREMFHDVSGAVQGLQVSAPFGKVEFALQVFDGINGINCTLPLESVEEDAEFGFPPPAHRKAVAPVTGQA from the coding sequence ATGACCATCCACGACCTGCTGACCAACCAGCGCCCCGCCGTCTTCGACGGCGCCATGGGCACGATGCTCTATTCGCGCGGCATCTACATCAACCGCTGCTACGACGAGCTGTCGCTCAGGGAGCCGGACCTGATCCGCGAGGTGCACCGCGAGTATCTGCGGGCGGGTGCGGAGATCCTGGAGACGAACAGCTTCGGGGCGAACCGGCTGAAGCTGGCGGAGCACGGGCTGGAGGCGCAGGTGGAGGCGATCAATGCGTCGGCGGCGCGGATCGCGAAGGAGGTGGCGGGGGCGAATGCGCTGGTGGCGGGTGCGATAGGGCCGCTGGGCATCCGCATCGAGCCGTACGGGCCGACGTCGCTGGAGGAGGCGCGGGCGCTGTTCCGCGAGCAGGCGAGCGCGCTGCTCGAGGGGGGCGCCGACTTCATCCTGCTCGAGACGTTTGCCGACCTGGACGAGGTGCACCAGGCACTGCTGGGCGCACGCGACGCGGGTGCCGCAGCCGTCATCGCGCAGATGACGGTGCAGGAGGACGGCACCACCGTGTACGGCACCGCACCCGACGTGCTCGCGGCGAAGTTGGATGAGTGGGGTGCGGATGCGATCGGGCTGAACTGCTCGGTCGGGCCCGCGGTCATCAACAGCGCGCTCGAGAAGATGGCGCAGGCGACGGAGCGGCCGCTCAGCGCGCAGCCGAATGCGGGGCTGCCGCGCGAGATCGCGGGGCGCAAGATGTACATGGCGTCGCCGGAATACATGGCCAAGCATGCGCAGCGGATGATCCGCGCGGGCGTGCGGTTCGTCGGCGGCTGCTGCGGCACCACACCGGAGCACATCCGCCGCATCGCGGACGCGGTGCACTCGGTGGCGCCGCGTCGCACGCTGGTGCACGTGCAGTCGCATCCGGAAGAGACGGTTCCGGTGCAGGGGGCGCCGCTCGCGGAACGCTCCAACTGGGGGCGGAAGATCGCAGCGGGCGAGCTGGCCACGACGGTCGAGATCGTGCCGCCGCGCGGCATCACTCCCGCGAAGATGCTCGCGGGCGTGCGGCTGCTGAAGCAGGCCGGGGTCGATGCGGTGAACGTGCCCGACGGCCCGCGCGCGCAGATGCGCATGGGCGTTCTGCCGACCGCCACACTGGTGGAGCAGGTCGTCGGCATCGAGACGGTGGTGCACTACTGCTGCCGCGACCGCAACCTGCTCGGCATGCTGTCCGACCTGCTCGGCGCGCACGCACTCGGGCTGCGCAACCTGCTGCTCATCACCGGCGATCCGCCGAAGATGGGGCCGTACCCGGACGCGACCGCGGTCTTCGACATCGACTCCATCGGACTCACCAACCTGGTGAGCCGGCTGAACCACGGGCTCGATCCAGGCGGCAACTCAATCGGCGAGCCGACGTCGTTCACGATCGGCGTCGGCGTGAACCCGGGTGCGCCCGATCTCGAGAACGAGCTGTCGCGCTTCTACTGGAAGGTGGATGCGGGCGCGGAGTACGCGATCACGCAGCCCGTATTCGATGCGGCGCAGCTGCTGCGCTTCATCGAGGAGCTCGAGCGACGGGGCCTGCGCATTCCCATCATTGCGGGCATCTGGCCCCTCGTCTCCGCGCGAAACGCGGAGTTCCTGGCCAACGAAGTGCCCGGCGTGACCGTGCCGCCGTCGATCGTCGAGCGGATGCAGCGCGCGAGCGCACAGAGCCGCGAGCACGCCCTGGCCGAGGGGATCGCGATCGCGCGCGAGATGTTCCACGACGTGAGCGGCGCCGTGCAGGGGCTGCAGGTGAGCGCGCCGTTCGGCAAGGTCGAGTTCGCGCTGCAGGTCTTCGACGGCATCAATGGCATCAATTGCACGCTGCCACTCGAGTCGGTCGAGGAGGATGCGGAGTTCGGGTTCCCACCGCCGGCGCACCGGAAGGCAGTCGCGCCCGTTACCGGCCAGGCGTAA
- a CDS encoding four helix bundle protein, with product MHVSFTRGCTMGGFEFQRLRVFDAAADAAADVNGLARRIPVAHRALRDQVSRSSASVALNIAEGADEFRVAEKVRFYRMARRSAAETAGALTLLVRFGVFTPQETERAIKRLNQVAAMLTTMMTSVEGRGAPGPGPGPRAPARITSSNHP from the coding sequence TTGCATGTCAGCTTCACTCGAGGGTGCACCATGGGCGGTTTCGAATTCCAGCGGCTGCGGGTGTTCGATGCTGCGGCGGACGCTGCGGCCGATGTGAACGGGCTGGCGCGTCGGATTCCGGTTGCTCATCGCGCACTCCGCGATCAGGTCTCGCGCTCCTCCGCGTCCGTGGCGCTCAACATTGCAGAGGGCGCTGATGAGTTTCGCGTTGCGGAAAAGGTTCGATTTTACCGCATGGCGCGCAGGTCCGCGGCCGAGACGGCGGGTGCACTGACCCTGCTGGTTCGGTTCGGCGTGTTCACGCCGCAGGAGACCGAGCGCGCGATCAAGCGTCTCAACCAGGTCGCGGCCATGCTGACGACCATGATGACCAGCGTCGAGGGCCGGGGCGCCCCCGGCCCCGGCCCAGGGCCCCGGGCCCCGGCCCGCATCACGAGCAGTAACCACCCATGA
- a CDS encoding homocysteine S-methyltransferase family protein: MAGHRYLHELKQRVLIYDGAMGTSIQGLGLTAEDFGGPGLEGCNDYLVITRPDAIESIHASFLAAGADVLETDTFRSNRLTLREYGLQDRVLEINRAAAQVARRAAEQYATPDRPRFVAGSIGPSGYLPSTSDPSLGNITFAELVDVFAEQARGLVEGGVDVLLIETSQDILEVRAQMVGIRRLFRELGASVPLQVQVTLDVNGRMLLGTEIGAAATIIENMGADVIGLNCSTGPEHMRQAVRFLCDNTPLPISVIPNAGIPQNDGGVAIYPLGPEGLAEAHEEFVAKYGVNIVGGCCGTTPEHIAAVVERCHGRAPLARNVERVPRVASAMRAFDLKQIPAPTLVGERVNAQGSRAVKRFLLADDYEGILDVAREQVEGGAHLLDVCVALTERQDEADQMRALVKLLAQGVEAPLMIDSTEADVVAAALEQYPGRAVVNSIHLENGRKKIDAVCPHIAEHGAAVVALTIDEEGMAKTAERKLEVARRIVDIVTSDYGIQPESIIFDDLTFTLATGDAEFRRSAIETIEGIRLIKQELPGVLTSLGVSNVSFGLSKPARAVLNSVFLHHCVEAGLDMAIVNPAHITPYAEIDDEQRRLADDLIYDRSEDALARFIAYFETRDIASEEAVDPTESMEPEQALHWKILHRKKDGIEGWVDRAIHKELRARAGAGAGVASSNAAAESASVAVAENAAAGEELANAPGPGPGPGPGPHPHQHEAAVAVLNQVLLPAMKEVGDKFGAGELILPFVLQSAEVMKRAVARLETYLEKVEGQTKGKVVLATVFGDVHDIGKNLVNTILTNNGYTVYDLGKQVPANTIIEKAVEVGADAIGLSALLVSTSKQMPLIVQELHQRGLDIPVLCGGAAINPSFVRSAAFADQEKQTLYGPGVFYCKDAFEGLGSVEKLVDPAARPEFVRARHQDVIEGVAKRAALQEKAKAMHANRATSGPSRDVAIPDAPFFGTRHIEALPIEELFRYIDRNTLFRLHWGAKNAKGEQWEQLVRDEFEPRLQKYIEETRTTDWLRPAAVYGYFPAAADGDAVVVYDPEDENREIARFDFPRQDTRDLLCLSDYFREAGTGTRDVVAFQIVTVGDALLTKSEAMMKGGDYSEGYYLHGYGVRLAEAAAEVVNRRIREELGLEKDRGLRYSWGYPACPDHTQHHILFDLLPAREKLGMEVTEAGALVPELSTAAIVVHHPEAKYFSA, translated from the coding sequence ATGGCGGGACACCGGTATCTGCACGAGCTGAAGCAGCGCGTCCTGATCTATGACGGGGCGATGGGGACGAGCATCCAGGGGCTGGGGCTGACTGCTGAGGATTTTGGCGGTCCCGGGCTGGAGGGGTGCAACGACTATCTCGTGATCACGCGGCCGGACGCGATCGAGTCGATCCACGCGTCCTTCCTGGCGGCGGGAGCGGACGTGCTGGAGACGGACACGTTCCGCTCGAACCGGCTGACGCTGCGCGAGTACGGGCTGCAGGACCGCGTGCTCGAGATCAACCGCGCGGCCGCGCAGGTCGCGCGTCGCGCGGCGGAGCAGTATGCGACGCCGGACCGACCGCGTTTCGTCGCCGGCTCGATCGGACCGTCAGGCTACCTCCCGAGCACATCGGATCCGTCGCTGGGCAACATCACGTTCGCGGAGCTGGTGGACGTGTTCGCGGAGCAGGCGCGCGGCCTGGTCGAGGGTGGTGTCGATGTCCTGCTGATCGAGACGTCGCAGGACATCCTCGAGGTGCGCGCGCAGATGGTCGGCATCCGGCGGCTCTTCCGTGAGCTCGGTGCGAGCGTGCCGCTGCAGGTGCAGGTCACGCTGGACGTGAATGGCCGCATGCTGCTCGGCACGGAGATCGGCGCGGCGGCCACGATCATCGAGAACATGGGCGCGGATGTGATCGGGCTGAACTGCTCGACGGGTCCGGAGCACATGCGCCAGGCGGTGCGCTTCCTGTGCGACAACACGCCGCTTCCGATCAGCGTGATCCCCAATGCCGGTATCCCGCAGAACGACGGTGGCGTCGCGATCTACCCGCTGGGTCCCGAGGGACTCGCGGAGGCGCACGAGGAGTTCGTCGCGAAGTACGGCGTGAACATCGTCGGCGGCTGCTGCGGCACGACACCGGAGCACATCGCGGCGGTGGTCGAGCGCTGTCACGGCCGCGCGCCGCTTGCGCGCAACGTGGAGCGCGTGCCGCGGGTCGCGAGTGCGATGCGCGCATTCGACCTGAAGCAGATCCCTGCGCCGACACTGGTCGGTGAGCGCGTGAACGCGCAGGGCTCGCGCGCGGTCAAGCGCTTCCTCCTGGCGGACGACTACGAGGGGATCCTCGACGTCGCGCGCGAGCAGGTGGAGGGTGGCGCGCACCTGCTCGACGTGTGCGTCGCACTGACGGAGCGGCAGGACGAGGCCGACCAGATGCGCGCGCTCGTGAAGCTGCTCGCGCAGGGCGTCGAAGCCCCGCTCATGATCGACAGCACGGAGGCCGATGTCGTGGCCGCCGCGCTGGAGCAGTATCCCGGCCGTGCCGTCGTCAACTCGATCCATCTCGAGAATGGCAGGAAGAAGATCGACGCCGTATGTCCGCACATCGCGGAGCACGGTGCGGCCGTGGTCGCGCTCACGATCGACGAGGAGGGCATGGCGAAGACGGCGGAGCGCAAGCTCGAGGTGGCGCGCCGCATCGTCGACATCGTGACGAGCGATTACGGCATCCAACCGGAATCGATCATCTTCGACGACCTCACGTTCACGCTCGCGACCGGCGACGCCGAGTTCCGCAGGAGCGCGATCGAAACGATCGAGGGTATCCGCCTGATCAAGCAGGAACTGCCCGGCGTCCTCACGTCGCTCGGCGTATCCAACGTCAGCTTCGGCCTGTCGAAGCCCGCGCGCGCGGTGCTCAACTCCGTGTTCCTGCACCACTGTGTCGAGGCCGGCCTGGACATGGCGATCGTCAACCCGGCGCACATCACGCCGTACGCCGAGATCGACGACGAGCAGCGTCGCCTGGCCGACGACCTGATCTACGACCGCAGCGAGGACGCGCTCGCGCGCTTCATCGCGTACTTCGAGACGCGCGACATCGCTTCTGAGGAAGCCGTCGACCCGACCGAGAGCATGGAGCCGGAGCAGGCGCTGCACTGGAAGATACTGCATCGGAAGAAGGATGGGATCGAGGGGTGGGTGGATCGGGCTATTCACAAGGAACTGCGGGCCCGGGCCGGGGCCGGGGCCGGGGTGGCATCGTCGAACGCTGCGGCCGAGTCAGCATCCGTGGCGGTCGCAGAGAACGCTGCGGCGGGCGAGGAGCTGGCGAATGCCCCGGGCCCAGGCCCGGGCCCTGGCCCCGGCCCGCATCCTCATCAGCACGAAGCCGCCGTAGCAGTACTGAACCAGGTCCTGTTGCCCGCCATGAAGGAAGTCGGCGACAAGTTCGGCGCCGGCGAGCTGATCCTGCCGTTCGTGCTGCAGTCGGCGGAGGTGATGAAGCGGGCGGTGGCGCGGCTGGAGACGTACCTCGAGAAGGTCGAGGGGCAGACCAAGGGCAAGGTCGTGCTGGCGACGGTGTTCGGCGACGTGCACGACATCGGCAAGAACCTGGTCAACACGATCCTGACGAACAACGGCTACACGGTGTACGACCTCGGCAAGCAGGTGCCGGCGAACACGATCATCGAGAAGGCGGTCGAGGTCGGGGCGGATGCGATCGGGCTGTCGGCGCTGCTGGTGTCGACGTCCAAGCAGATGCCGCTGATCGTGCAGGAGCTGCACCAGCGCGGGCTGGACATTCCGGTGCTGTGCGGTGGTGCGGCGATCAATCCGTCGTTCGTGCGCTCTGCCGCATTTGCGGACCAGGAGAAGCAGACGCTGTACGGCCCCGGCGTGTTCTACTGCAAGGACGCATTCGAGGGGCTGGGCTCCGTCGAGAAGCTGGTGGACCCGGCGGCACGCCCGGAGTTCGTGCGTGCGCGGCACCAGGACGTGATCGAGGGCGTCGCCAAGCGGGCAGCGCTGCAGGAGAAGGCGAAGGCGATGCACGCGAACCGTGCGACGAGCGGGCCCTCGCGCGACGTCGCCATTCCTGATGCGCCGTTCTTCGGCACGCGCCACATCGAGGCACTGCCGATCGAGGAACTGTTCCGCTACATCGATCGCAACACGCTTTTCCGGCTGCACTGGGGTGCGAAGAACGCCAAGGGCGAGCAGTGGGAGCAGCTGGTGCGCGACGAGTTCGAGCCGCGGCTGCAGAAGTACATCGAGGAGACGCGCACCACGGACTGGCTGCGACCGGCCGCGGTGTACGGGTACTTCCCCGCCGCGGCCGACGGTGACGCGGTCGTGGTGTACGACCCGGAGGACGAGAACCGCGAGATCGCGCGTTTCGATTTCCCGCGCCAGGACACGCGCGACCTGCTCTGCCTGAGCGACTACTTCCGCGAGGCCGGCACCGGCACTCGCGATGTCGTCGCATTCCAGATCGTCACGGTCGGCGACGCACTGCTCACGAAGAGCGAAGCGATGATGAAGGGCGGCGACTACTCCGAGGGCTACTACCTGCACGGCTACGGTGTACGCCTGGCCGAGGCGGCCGCGGAAGTGGTGAACCGCCGCATCCGCGAGGAGCTGGGGCTCGAGAAGGACCGCGGCCTGCGCTACTCGTGGGGCTACCCCGCATGCCCCGACCACACGCAGCACCACATCCTGTTCGACCTGCTGCCCGCCCGCGAGAAGCTGGGCATGGAGGTCACGGAGGCCGGCGCACTGGTGCCGGAGCTCTCGACGGCCGCGATCGTCGTGCATCATCCGGAGGCGAAGTATTTCAGTGCGTGA
- a CDS encoding aminopeptidase P N-terminal domain-containing protein, producing MSDVARFHDRRTRVLAQLGEQAAMVLVAGPELRIGRDTELRYAPDADFYYLTGIVEPEAVLVLGTVVENGPCALFVRERDPERELWSGERLGPDRAREVTGVDSAFPLSELAERLPKMLAGADVLYARLDAPPIQGFPAIAQLVSTGRRRRAREGAGIHTVAEPGLLLDELRLRKDDDEIARIRNAARITVAAFENARDAIRDGAGEWEVEAALDGSFRALGGDGPAFPTIVGSGPNATVLHYVANNRRMRAGDLVLLDAGARADMYCADISRTCAVGVAKGEVRMLHQVVRDAHDRAIAAARPGARIGDVHDAACDALAEGLVALGLMRKGLEGDERTNALRRYYPHQTSHWLGLDVHDVGDYVIDGRSRRLEPGMVFTVEPGLYVGALDSNAPGSLRGVGVRIEDDLLVTSDGVEVLTEGAALEIS from the coding sequence ATGAGCGACGTCGCACGTTTCCACGATCGACGAACACGCGTCCTGGCGCAGCTCGGCGAGCAAGCCGCAATGGTGCTCGTCGCCGGCCCCGAGCTGCGTATCGGCAGGGACACCGAGCTGCGCTACGCGCCGGACGCGGACTTCTACTACCTCACCGGCATCGTCGAGCCGGAGGCAGTGCTGGTGCTCGGCACCGTTGTCGAGAACGGACCGTGCGCTCTTTTCGTACGCGAGCGCGACCCGGAGCGCGAGCTGTGGAGCGGTGAGCGCCTGGGGCCCGACCGCGCACGTGAGGTGACGGGCGTCGACTCCGCATTCCCATTGAGCGAGCTGGCCGAGCGCCTGCCGAAGATGCTCGCAGGCGCGGACGTGCTCTACGCCCGCCTCGACGCGCCCCCCATCCAGGGCTTCCCGGCCATTGCACAGCTCGTTTCCACCGGCCGGCGACGGCGTGCGCGCGAGGGCGCCGGCATCCACACCGTCGCCGAGCCGGGGCTGCTCCTGGACGAGCTGCGACTGCGCAAGGACGACGACGAGATCGCACGCATCCGCAACGCCGCGCGCATCACCGTGGCCGCGTTCGAGAACGCGCGCGACGCCATCCGCGACGGCGCAGGCGAGTGGGAAGTCGAGGCCGCACTCGACGGCAGCTTCCGCGCTCTCGGCGGCGACGGACCCGCATTTCCCACCATCGTCGGATCCGGCCCCAACGCGACGGTGCTGCACTACGTCGCCAACAACCGCCGCATGCGCGCGGGTGACCTGGTGCTGCTCGACGCCGGTGCACGCGCCGACATGTATTGCGCCGACATCTCCCGCACCTGCGCAGTCGGCGTGGCAAAGGGCGAGGTGCGCATGCTGCACCAGGTCGTACGCGATGCACATGATCGCGCGATCGCCGCCGCTCGACCGGGCGCCCGCATCGGCGACGTTCACGACGCCGCATGCGACGCCCTCGCCGAAGGCCTCGTCGCACTCGGACTCATGCGGAAGGGGCTCGAGGGCGACGAACGTACGAACGCGCTGCGCCGCTACTACCCACACCAGACCTCGCACTGGCTCGGCCTCGACGTCCACGACGTCGGCGACTACGTCATCGACGGCAGGTCACGCCGACTCGAGCCAGGCATGGTGTTCACCGTCGAGCCGGGACTGTATGTCGGGGCGCTCGACTCGAACGCTCCCGGTTCGCTGCGCGGGGTGGGCGTGCGGATCGAGGATGATCTGCTGGTGACTTCGGATGGGGTGGAGGTTTTGACGGAGGGGGCGGCGCTCGAGATTTCTTGA
- a CDS encoding NifU N-terminal domain-containing protein yields the protein MPVTPQPTPNPDAMKFTADRRLVEGRESKSFYNAAQAEANPVAAAVFALNGVQSVFMADDFLTVTRQPGADWAELTPRVVSAIEQAMG from the coding sequence ATGCCGGTCACGCCGCAGCCCACGCCGAATCCCGACGCCATGAAGTTCACCGCCGACCGCCGGCTCGTGGAGGGCCGCGAGTCGAAGTCGTTCTACAACGCCGCGCAGGCGGAGGCCAACCCCGTCGCGGCCGCGGTGTTCGCGTTGAATGGCGTGCAGAGCGTGTTCATGGCGGATGATTTCCTCACGGTGACGCGCCAGCCCGGCGCGGACTGGGCCGAGCTGACGCCACGCGTCGTCAGCGCGATCGAACAGGCGATGGGCTGA
- the thyX gene encoding FAD-dependent thymidylate synthase, with protein sequence MHIYREPKVTLLARQEYLGAPHIRWESDSDVPAESVAEFAGRLCYLSFGPDAGFEGGHKLIQGRTSNRDYLDNILNVRHGSVLEHGVWTFLFEGISRALTHELVRHRHFSFSQLSQRYVDESEVGFVLPPEIEEGTAAFDVWKRACGTALEEYRALLGEIEQLVQDEPKATLRRKRARQAARSVLPNATETKIVVTGNARAWRHFIELRASDAAEAEIRSLAVRVLEVLQQEAPHIFGDYRLENGVAVTEYRSV encoded by the coding sequence ATGCACATCTACCGCGAGCCGAAGGTCACACTGCTCGCGCGACAGGAGTACCTGGGCGCGCCGCACATCCGCTGGGAATCCGACAGCGACGTGCCTGCGGAATCCGTCGCAGAGTTCGCCGGACGACTCTGCTACCTCAGCTTCGGCCCCGACGCCGGCTTCGAGGGTGGCCACAAGCTCATCCAGGGCCGCACGTCCAACAGGGACTACCTCGACAACATCCTCAACGTCCGGCACGGCAGCGTTCTCGAGCACGGGGTATGGACCTTCCTCTTCGAGGGGATCAGCCGGGCGCTGACCCACGAGCTCGTGCGGCATCGCCATTTCTCCTTCTCGCAGCTCTCGCAGCGCTACGTCGACGAGTCCGAAGTCGGGTTCGTGCTGCCGCCGGAGATCGAGGAAGGCACAGCCGCGTTCGATGTGTGGAAGCGCGCGTGCGGGACTGCGCTCGAGGAGTATCGCGCCCTGCTCGGCGAGATCGAGCAGCTCGTTCAGGACGAGCCGAAGGCGACGCTGCGCCGCAAGCGCGCACGCCAGGCCGCGCGCAGCGTGCTGCCGAACGCGACCGAGACGAAGATCGTCGTGACCGGCAATGCGCGCGCGTGGCGCCACTTCATAGAGCTGCGTGCGTCCGATGCCGCAGAAGCCGAGATCCGCTCCCTCGCCGTCCGCGTGCTCGAGGTGCTGCAGCAGGAGGCCCCGCACATTTTCGGGGACTACCGCCTGGAGAACGGGGTGGCGGTGACGGAATACCGGTCGGTCTAG
- a CDS encoding TraR/DksA C4-type zinc finger protein → MADEQSALRSSLTDEQRSTLEKRLVEERQRVAERAGRHEDEIAGSDEDGDITLYPLHLADEGTDTMEQEQDLLMRSRDGEHMALIDNALRKIYKEPERYGICENCGREIPYERLEMVPWARFGMECVTGTDQSQDER, encoded by the coding sequence ATGGCAGACGAACAGAGCGCGCTCCGGTCGTCGCTCACCGACGAGCAGCGCAGCACTCTGGAGAAGCGGCTCGTCGAGGAACGCCAGCGCGTGGCCGAGCGCGCCGGCAGGCATGAAGACGAGATCGCCGGCTCCGACGAGGACGGCGACATCACGCTCTACCCGCTGCACCTCGCCGACGAGGGCACCGACACCATGGAGCAGGAGCAGGACCTGCTCATGCGCAGCCGCGACGGCGAGCACATGGCGCTCATCGACAACGCGCTCCGCAAGATCTACAAGGAGCCGGAGCGCTACGGGATCTGCGAGAACTGCGGGCGCGAGATTCCCTACGAACGGCTGGAGATGGTGCCGTGGGCGCGGTTCGGGATGGAGTGCGTGACGGGGACGGATCAGAGCCAGGACGAGCGATAA
- a CDS encoding threonine synthase produces MSPSTLPATAGATHLECTKCGASHDIDRPQGLSPCCGKPLYPRYDLDALRAGFRPERLVGREPTMWRYAEVLPVRDSRYRVSLGEGFTPLLEAGRLAQELGARRVLIKDEALNPTGSFKARGLAMAIARAWELGITEVGIPSAGNAGAATAAYAAAAGIRAHVAVPSDTPRPILEETRALGAELTLVDGLITDAAKVIADGAAEHGWFDLSTLKEPYRVEGKKTMGYELFEQLGRLPDVIVYPTGGGTGLVGMWKAFDEMEQLGWIGSERPRMVSVQAAGCAPMVRAFAAGAAGAEPWQDAHTYASGLRVPRAVGDFLILDALRASGGDAIAVSDDAMRDAVRMMGRTTGVFAAPEGGATAAGLAALIQQERVDPDAEIVLFNTGSGLKYL; encoded by the coding sequence ATGAGCCCGAGTACACTGCCCGCGACGGCCGGTGCCACGCACCTCGAGTGCACGAAGTGCGGCGCGTCGCACGACATCGATCGGCCGCAGGGGCTTTCGCCCTGCTGCGGCAAGCCTCTCTACCCGCGCTACGACCTGGACGCGCTGCGCGCCGGCTTCCGGCCGGAGCGGCTGGTCGGCCGCGAGCCCACGATGTGGCGCTACGCGGAGGTCCTGCCGGTCCGCGACTCACGCTACCGCGTGAGCCTGGGTGAGGGGTTCACGCCGCTGCTGGAGGCGGGGCGACTGGCGCAGGAGCTGGGGGCGCGCCGGGTGCTGATCAAGGACGAAGCACTCAATCCGACCGGCAGCTTCAAGGCGCGCGGCCTGGCCATGGCGATTGCGCGCGCATGGGAGCTGGGCATCACCGAGGTGGGCATCCCTTCGGCGGGCAATGCCGGCGCGGCGACGGCGGCGTATGCGGCGGCGGCGGGCATCCGTGCGCATGTCGCGGTGCCGTCGGACACGCCGCGGCCGATTCTCGAGGAGACGCGCGCGCTGGGTGCGGAGCTGACGCTGGTGGACGGCCTGATCACGGATGCCGCGAAGGTGATCGCGGACGGCGCGGCCGAGCATGGCTGGTTCGACCTGTCGACGCTGAAGGAGCCCTACCGGGTCGAAGGCAAGAAGACGATGGGGTACGAGCTGTTCGAGCAGCTCGGCCGGCTGCCCGACGTGATCGTGTACCCGACGGGGGGCGGTACGGGGCTGGTCGGCATGTGGAAGGCGTTCGACGAGATGGAGCAGCTCGGCTGGATCGGCAGTGAGCGGCCGCGCATGGTCAGCGTGCAGGCCGCGGGGTGCGCCCCCATGGTGCGTGCCTTCGCGGCCGGCGCGGCCGGGGCGGAGCCATGGCAGGATGCGCACACGTACGCGAGCGGGCTGCGCGTGCCGCGCGCGGTCGGCGATTTCCTGATCCTCGATGCGCTGCGCGCATCCGGGGGCGACGCCATAGCCGTAAGTGACGATGCAATGCGGGATGCAGTCAGGATGATGGGCCGCACCACCGGTGTCTTTGCCGCACCCGAGGGTGGCGCGACGGCCGCGGGGCTCGCCGCGCTGATCCAGCAGGAGCGCGTCGATCCGGATGCGGAGATCGTTCTGTTCAATACGGGCAGCGGCCTCAAGTACCTGTAG
- a CDS encoding sigma-70 family RNA polymerase sigma factor: MTDSECIARARQGDGTAVRELYARYSARVYAVVRRLAGDDALAEDYAQEAWVRAIRALPSFRGDSAFSTWLHRIAVNSALHGQRWRTRRTSNEIPLPVAPEPARATDQPVLRIELERALRRLPPGMRQVLVLHDVEGYTHDEIAEAMGISAGTSKSQLFKARAKMREMLSAPSREVKEREHVTSER, encoded by the coding sequence ATGACCGATTCGGAATGCATCGCCCGGGCACGACAGGGCGACGGCACAGCTGTTCGTGAGCTGTACGCGCGCTACTCAGCGCGCGTGTACGCCGTCGTGCGCAGGCTGGCCGGTGACGACGCGCTGGCGGAGGACTACGCGCAGGAAGCGTGGGTGCGTGCGATCCGTGCGCTGCCGTCGTTCCGCGGAGACAGCGCGTTTTCGACGTGGCTGCACCGGATCGCGGTGAACAGCGCGCTGCACGGGCAGCGCTGGCGCACGCGGCGGACGAGCAACGAGATCCCGCTGCCCGTTGCGCCCGAACCCGCACGGGCGACGGACCAGCCGGTCCTGCGCATCGAGCTGGAACGTGCGCTGCGCAGGTTGCCGCCCGGCATGCGGCAGGTGCTGGTCCTGCACGACGTCGAGGGCTACACGCACGACGAGATCGCAGAAGCAATGGGGATCTCCGCCGGCACGTCGAAGAGTCAGCTCTTCAAGGCGCGCGCGAAGATGCGCGAGATGCTGTCGGCGCCGTCGCGTGAGGTGAAGGAGAGAGAGCATGTCACATCTGAACGCTGA